A window of Castanea sativa cultivar Marrone di Chiusa Pesio chromosome 1, ASM4071231v1 contains these coding sequences:
- the LOC142622064 gene encoding uncharacterized protein LOC142622064 codes for MGRKLDALLGRNLRTSKFKTLAKLTISRTAILKNQRQVRCSHARSDVIELLNLGHQERALLRVEHVIKEQNMLDVFAMIDNYCNLLIERVALLQKSKECPDELKEGISSLIFANSRCGEFPELQKIREILTSRFGKDFAYRSIELHNNCGVNPKMIQKLSARQPSLEVRLKMLKEIASEIGVTLHLEEDAHVIVEEKQDINQKQNQLEPNKSGNLESPPLRINGHESAVEEIIQDDKFSESMKARKKYTNAAAAAQEAFESAAYAAAAARAAVELSRSKSRDNDPDDHSGSTHRQGTRSNFDGLMTPKVQSDGYAASEEIEHSNNIFGFDKIHPIDNSSSKEMVKINHSIKPLISKN; via the exons ATGGGTAGGAAACTGGATGCTTTGCTTGGAAGAAACCTCAGGACCTCTAAATTCAAAACCCTGGCTAAACTGACTATCTCCAGGACTGCCATCCTCAAGAACCAGCGCCAAGTCCGGTGCTCCCACGCACGGTCCGATGTCATTGAACTCCTTAACCTTGGTCATCAAGAACGAGCTCTCCTTCGA GTTGAGCATGTCATAAAGGAGCAGAACATGTTGGATGTGTTTGCAATGATAGACAACTACTGTAATCTCCTAATAGAAAGGGTTGCACTCCTTCAAAAGAGcaa GGAGTGCCCTGATGAGCTCAAGGAGGGTATATCAAGCCTGATATTTGCAAATTCAAGATGTGGAGAATTCCCAGAGCTACAGAAGATCCGTGAGATTCTCACTTCAAGATTTGGGAAAGATTTTGCATATCGTTCTATTGAGTTGCACAACAATTGTGGAGTGAATCCTAAG ATGATACAAAAGCTTTCGGCACGGCAGCCAAGCTTGGAAGTCAGATTGAAAATGCTAAAAGAAATTGCTTCGGAGATTGGAGTCACTCTGCATTTAGAGGAAGATGCTCATGTGATTGTGGAG GAGAAACAGGATATCAACCAGAAGCAGAACCAGCTGGAACCAAACAAATCAGGTAACTTGGAAAGTCCTCCACTAAGAATTAATGGCCATGAATCAGCTGTGGAAGAAATAATTCAGGATGATAAGTTCTCTGAATCAATGAAAGCAAGGAAAAAGTACACCAATGCAGCTGCTGCTGCTCAAGAGGCTTTTGAATCAGCAGCATATGCAGCCGCAGCGGCAAGAGCAGCTGTTGAACTCTCCAGGTCCAAATCACGAGATAATGATCCAGATGATCATAGTGGTTCCACTCATCGACAAGGAACCAGATCTAACTTTGATGGATTGATGACACCTAAAGTTCAAAGTGATGGATATGCAGCTTCAGAGGAGATTGAgcattcaaacaatatatttggttttgacAAGATCCATCCCATTGATAATTCCAGTTCCAAAGAAATGGTCAAAATCAACCATAGCATTAAGCCATTAATCTCAAAGAATTAG
- the LOC142642356 gene encoding small ribosomal subunit protein cS23-like — translation MLAMAVQPNLNVSLKPLAFPSQKIKPLLEKTSIFANPISKTSSLSNLKLSSHCHTHTTKLVKPIWASATAEATVAEEHTVSDDDFTSQSPTHKEKLGVVVKPMEKPRIVLKFIWMEKNIGIGLDRMIPGHGTIPLSPYYFWPRKDAWEELKVLLESKPWISQKQIIILLNQATDIINLWQQSGGNLA, via the exons ATGTTAGCTATGGCGGTTCAACCAAACCTGAATGTCTCTCTGAAGCCCTTAGCGTTCCCTTCCCAAAAGATTAAACCCTTATTAGAAAAAACCTCAATCTTTGCAAACCCAATAAGTAAAACATCCTCACTTTCCAACTTAAAGCTTAGTAGCCACTGTCACACTCACACAACCAAATTGGTCAAACCAATTTGGGCCTCAGCCACTGCAGAAGCAACAGTTGCTGAAGAACACACTGTCTCAGATGATGATTTCACCTCCCAATCCCCTACACATAAagag AAGCTTGGGGTGGTTGTGAAGCCAATGGAGAAACCACGGATTGTATTGAAATTCATTTGGATGGAGAAGAACATTGGCATTGGGCTCGACCGGATGATACCTGGACATGGCACCATCCCACTGAGTCCCTACTACTTTTGGCCGAGGAAAGATGCTTGGGAGGAGCTCAAGGTTTTACTTGAAAGCAAGCCCTGGATATCTCAAAAGCAGATCATTATTCTTCTCAATCAGGCTACTGATATTATCAATTTGTGGCAGCAGAGTGGTGGAAATCTGGCATAA